The following proteins come from a genomic window of Lolium rigidum isolate FL_2022 chromosome 5, APGP_CSIRO_Lrig_0.1, whole genome shotgun sequence:
- the LOC124658017 gene encoding serine/threonine-protein kinase prp4-like, with the protein MHAPRLPSRSPSRDQHMTESGGIFSSDAEKAEHGQMVSKSPEPTNDREGRKRKDENHRTSSSNKDSYHTRVSPSKRHHAGVHHSRSGEADAKANNGVRASPRDEPDDRNGFDRQSTRTRRDERERSSSRVGRDGHGDRRDSRERYRDERRHSSSAVDRDSVVDRRHRERSSSHSRPEPRESARHAREESRERERRSGSSRHNKDHERRDTSKDSYGAAGAWHERDRGRDDRDRGRHRDMESETRRTGAGERKDRVISNSDWHRDSTRSRYSTSDVHKDRSRSGDKGRDADSRSQRSRDEHSLKEEDEEDYQEKIEQQLAMQEEDDPEKIKEEARRRKEAIMAKYRQQQIQKQQLESLPRSNDEEVRAVDGNEAVDEKDDNDSNSMDNEEAENKLDSSGAFAGEVDFTVVKSPAHGAVSSRAEALLNEGTTGVSGLGEGTPKSERSPDMFCDDIFGESPAGFRKLDKGDGLCVEKNALHDNWDDPEGYYTHRFGELLDGRYEITAAHGKGVFSTVVRAKDLKAGKDDPEVVAIKIIRKNETMYKAGKQEVSILEKLASADREDRRHCVRFISSFMYRNHLCLVFESLNMNLREVLKKFGRNIGLKLTAVRAYSKQLFIALKHLKNCKVLHCDIKPDNMLVNDAKNVLKLCDFGNAMLAGMNEVTPYLVSRFYRAPEIILGLPYDHPLDIWSVGCCLYELSTGKVLFPGATNNDMLRLHMELKGPFPKKMLKKGAFTMQHFDQDHNFNAIEEDPVTKKPMRKLILNIKPKDFGSLVSNFPGEDPRMLSNFKDLLEKIFILDPDKRITVSQALSHPFITGK; encoded by the exons ATGCATGCTCCGCGCCTGCCTAGTCGCTCGCCCTCCAGAGACCAACACATGACTGAAAGCGGAGGTATCTTTTCCAGCGATGCAGAGAAAGCTGAGCACGGTCAAATGGTGTCGAAATCTCCGGAACCGACAAATGACAGGGAGGGAAGGAAGCGCAAAGATGAGAATCACCGAACTTCATCTTCTAATAAAGATTCTTACCACACCAGAGTATCTCCTTCCAAGAGGCACCACGCTGGAGTCCATCACTCGAGGTCCGGGGAAGCTGATGCCAAGGCTAATAATGGTGTGCGGGCGAGTCCGAGGGACGAGCCCGACGATAGGAATGGGTTTGACAGGCAGTCAACCAGGACGCGCCGGGATGAGAGGGAGAGGAGCAGCAGCCGTGTCGGTCGTGATGGGCATGGTGACAGGCGTGATAGCCGGGAAAGATACAGGGATGAAAGAAGGCACAGCAGCAGTGCTGTGGATAGAGACAGCGTTGTTGACCGTAGGCACAGGGAAAGGAGCAGCAGTCACAGTAGACCTGAACCAAGGGAAAGCGCACGGCACGCTCGTGAGGAGAGCAGGGAGAGGGAAAGGCGCAGTGGTAGTTCAAGGCATAATAAGGACCATGAGAGAAGGGATACAAGTAAGGACAGTTATGGCGCGGCTGGTGCTTGGCATGAAAGGGATAGAGGGAGGGATGATAGAGACAGGGGGCGGCATAGGGATATGGaaagtgaaactcggagaaccggAGCTGGCGAACGCAAGGACAGAGTTATTAGCAATAGTGATTGGCACAGGGATTCTACACGCTCGAGATATAGCACATCTGATGTTCATAAAGACAGGTCGAGGTCTGGGGATAAAGGTAGAGATGCAGACAGTAGAAGCCAGCGATCTAGAGATGAACATTCTTTGAA ggaagaagatgaagaagactaCCAAGAGAAAATTGAACAACAGTTAGCAATGCAGGAAGAAGATGACCCTGAAAAGATTAAGGAGGAAGCGAGGAGGAGGAAAGAAGCTATTATGGCAAAGTACAGGCAGCAACAAATACAGAAGCAGCAACTGGAATCATTACCTAGAAGCAATGATGAAG AAGTAAGAGCAGTGGATGGAAATGAGGCTGTGGATGAGAAGGATGATAATGATAGCAATTCTATGGACAATGAGGAAGCCGAAAACAAGCTAGATTCTTCAGGTGCATTTGCTGGTGAAGTAGACTTCACTGTGGTCAAATCTCCTGCACATGGTGCTGTTTCTTCCCGTGCGGAAGCCTTACTTAATGAAGGGACAACGGGTGTTTCAGGCCTTGGTGAGGGTACTCCAAAG AGTGAGAGATCACCAGATATGTTTTGCGATGATATTTTTGGAGAATCGCCTGCAGGATTTCGTAAACTG GACAAGGGAGATGGCTTGTGCGTTGAGAAAAATGCTCTTCATGACAATTGGGATGATCCTGAGGGTTACTATA CTCACCGGTTTGGGGAATTGTTGGATGGCCGTTATGAGATTACAGCTGCACACGGGAAGGGGGTATTCTCAACAGTCGTCCGTGCAAAAGATCTTAAAGCCGGAAAAGATGATCCTGAAGTAGTTGCTATTAAAATCATTCGCAAGAACGAGACAAT GTACAAGGCCGGTAAGCAAGAGGTTTCAATATTGGAAAAACTGGCAAGTGCGGACCGTGAGGACAGACGACACTGCGTGCGGTTTATTTCTAGTTTCATGTACCGGAACCATCTTTGCTTAGTTTTTGAATCTTTAAATATGAATCTCCGTGAGGTACTAAAGAAATTTGGTCGTAATATTGGGCTTAAGCTGACTGCTGTGAGGGCATATTCAAAGCAGCTCTTCATCGCCCTGAAGCACCTGAagaactgcaaagttctgcactgTGATATAAAGCCAGATAATATGCTG GTGAATGATGCTAAGAATGTCCTAAAGCTATGTGATTTTGGCAATGCTATGCTTGCTGGAATGAACGAGGTCACACCTTATCTCGTGAGCCGTTTCTATCGGGCACCTGAGATCA TTCTTGGGTTGCCTTATGATCACCCGTTGGACATCTGGTCAGTTGGCTGCTGTCTATATGAACTTTCTACTGGAAAGgtcctgtttccaggtgcaacaaATAACGACATGCTTCGGCTTCATATGGAACTGAAGGGCCCCTTCCCTAAGAAGATGCTCAAAAAG GGTGCCTTCACGATGCAACACTTCGACCAAGATCATAATTTTAATGCTATTGAGGAGGATCCTGTGACAAAAAAG CCCATGAGGAAGTTGATTCTCAACATTAAACCAAAGGATTTTGGTTCTTTGGTTTCGAACTTTCCTGGAGAGGACCCAAGAATGCTCTCCAATTTTAAAGATCTTCTTGAAAAAATATTTATCTTAGATCCAGATAAGAGGATAACCGTATCGCAGGCACTTAGCCATCCATTTATCACTGGCAAGTGA
- the LOC124655299 gene encoding LOW QUALITY PROTEIN: microtubule-associated protein 70-1-like (The sequence of the model RefSeq protein was modified relative to this genomic sequence to represent the inferred CDS: inserted 1 base in 1 codon), which produces MADPYGDGGGGGRAMKQPPQQRQARLKPALEMEDLISLLHGSDPVRVELTRLENDLHYKEKELGDAQAEIRALRLSERAREKAVEDLTEELAKVDGKLKLTESLLESRNLEAKKINDEKKAAMAAQFAAEATLRRVHAAQKDDDMPPIEAILAPLEAELKLARQEIANLQDDNRALDRLTKSKEAALLEAERTVQIALAKASLVDDLQNKNQELMKQIEICQEENKILDRMHRQKVAEVEKLTQTVRELEEAVLAGGAAANAVRDYQRKVLEMNEEMKTLERELSRAKVSANRVAVVVANEWKDGNDKVMPVKQWLEERRIVQGEMQQLRDKLAIAERAARSEAQLKDKFQLRLRVLEEGLRMSTTSRTNASAARRQSIGAAESVSKTNGFLSKRPSFHMRSPASSTTTTTLVNHAKGASKSFDGGCRSLDRYKGHVNGIGMNVSTDSSEDKESNNSDEKEVVEQEDTVSGMLYDMLQKEVVALRKACHEKDQSLKDKDDAVEMLAKKVDTLTKAMESDAKKMRXEVAAMEKEVAAMRLEKEQDAKARRFGSSSVSSNSSQLPPGRTLPRSGSARNM; this is translated from the exons ATGGCAGATCcgtacggcgacggcggcggcggcggcagggcgaTGAAGCAGCCGCCGCAGCAGCGGCAGGCCCGGCTGAagccggcgctggagatggaggacCTCATCAGCCTCCTCCACGGCTCCGATCCTGTCCGCGTCGAGCTCACCCGCCTCGAGAACGACCTCCACT ATAAGGAGAAAGAGCTTGGGGACGCGCAGGCGGAGATCAGGGCCCTCCGCCTCTCCGAGCGCGCGCGCGAGAAGGCCGTCGAGGAT CTTACGGAAGAACTGGCGAAGGTGGACGGGAAGCTCAAGCTCACAGAGTCTCTCCTCGAAAGCAGA AACCTCGAAGCGAAGAAGATCAACGATGAGAAGAAAGCAGCAATGGCTGCCCAGTTCGCGGCGGAGGCTACGCTGCGGAGGGTCCATGCGGCACAGAAGGACGATGACATGCCTCCTATCGAGGCCATCCTCGCGCCGCTGGAGGCCGAGCTGAAGCTAGCTCGTCAAGAG ATTGCAAACTTGCAAGATGACAACAGAGCATTAGATCGCCTTACAAAGTCCAAGGAAGCAGCTCTGCTGGAAGCGGAAAGGACGGTTCAGATAGCATTAGCAAAAGCTTCCTTGGTGGACGATCTGCAAAACAAAAACCAAGAATTGATGAAACAGATTGAGATATGCCAG gAAGAGAACAAGATCTTGGACAGAATGCATCGCCAAAAAGTTGCAGAGGTTGAAAAGCTTACTCAGACTGTCAGAGAGCTAGAGGAAGCTGTTCTTGCTGGTGGTGCAGCCGCGAATGCTGTGAGAGACTATCAGCGGAAAGTTCTGGAGATGAAT gAGGAAATGAAAACTCTGGAACGTGAGTTATCTCGTGCCAAGGTTTCAGCAAACAGGGTTGCAGTAGTGGTGGCAAATGAGTGGAAAGATGGCAATGATAAAGTTATGCCTGTTAAACAATGGCTTGAAGAACGGAGGATTGTACAA GGAGAAATGCAGCAGCTCCGGGATAAACTTGCTATAGCAGAAAGGGCTGCAAGATCAGAAGCTCAACTGAAA GACAAGTTCCAGCTTCGGCTTAGAGTACTCGAGGAAGGACTGAGAATGTCTACTACATCTCGAACCAATGCAAGCGCCGCCCGTCGCCAGTCTATCGGCGCTGCCGAGAGTGTATCCAAGACCAACGGCTTTCTATCAAAGCGGCCATCATTCCATATGAGATCACCAGCATCTTCTACCACCACAACTACTCTAGTGAACCATGCAAAAGGGGCATCAAAGTCTTTTGACGGAGGATGTAGATCGCTCGACCGCTATAAGGGCCATGTAAATGGGATCGGCATGAACGTATCTACAGACTCCAGCGAGGACAAGGAGTCAAATAACTCAGATGAAAAGGAAGTTGTTGAACAGGAGGATACAGTATCGGGGATGCTGTATGATATGCTGCAAAAGGAGGTTGTTGCTCTAAGGAAGGCGTGCCATGAAAAGGATCAAAGCCTGAAAGACAAGGACGATGCAGTTGAG ATGTTGGCTAAGAAAGTTGATACCTTGACAAAGGCGATGGAATCAGATgccaagaagatga aggaggtggCCGCCATGGAGAAGGAGGTGGCTGCTATGCGATTAGAGAAAGAGCAGGACGCGAAGGCGAGAAGGTTTGGTAGCTCAAGTGTTTCTTCAAACAGTTCACAGCTGCCACCTGGAAG GACTCTGCCTAGGAGCGGTTCGGCACGCAATATGTGA